The stretch of DNA CAAAATTAGCGCAAAAAACCAAGAACAGCCCACAAAGTCGCAACTTTTTTCTAATTTTGCATGACGTTATCACAGGCTGAATAATGAGAAAAATCATCTATAATAAATTCGATAAAAAAGCGATTGCTACACTCCCCACGGTTGTCTTTCCCGGCAAAACAGTAGTGGTGATGAGCGAGAGCGAAGCAGAAAGGGCGGTAGACTTTCTGCTGTCGAACTCGATTCTCGGCATAGACACAGAAACCCGACCTTCGTTTAAGAAGGGAGAAACGCATAAGGTGTCGCTCTTGCAGGTGGCTACGCATACGGTTTGTTTCCTTTTTCGGCTCAATTATATCGGCATTACACCGTCTATTCTGCGATTGTTGGAAAACCAAGAGGTGCCCATGATCGGTCTTTCGTTGCACGACGATATTTTGTCGCTGCGCAAACGAACCGATTTCAAACCGGGCCTTTTCATCGACTTACAGGACATGGTGGGCGAAATCGGCATCGAGGATCTAAGTCTGCAAAAACTCTATGCTAACCTTTTCCATCAGAAAATCAGTAAGCGGCAACGACTCACCAATTGGGATTCGGATGTGCTCAACGACAAACAAAAGGCTTATGCCGCCTTAGATGCCTGGGCTTGCATCAATCTTTATGAAGAGATCGTTAAATTGAAGAAAAACCGAGACTACGATCTCGTGATACAAGAAAACGAAAACTGAGAAGTCGTCAAATATCTCCGAACCCAAAACCAAATACATCTGATGATTATATGTATAGAGAAATCTATTTGAAAAGAGGAAAAGAAGAAAGTTTGAAACGTTTTCACCCATGGATTTTCTCGGGTGCTGTTCATCATATCGCCGGAGATGAGCCGCTAAAAGAGGGGGAAGTGGTGCGAATTCTCACCGATGGGGGCGACTTCATCGCTGTGGGGCACTATCAGATTGGGTCGATTGCCATCCGGGTGCTCTCATTTCAAGATATAGAAATCAACGAAACGTTTTGGGAGAATCAGCTTCGCTCGGCTTTAGATGCACGTATGGCCATCGGCATTGCCGACCGTCCGCAGAACAACACCTACCGATTGGTGCACGGAGAGGGCGACCATCTGCCGGGACTCATCATCGACTGCTATGGCCAAACGGCTGTGATGCAGGCACACAGTGTGGGTATGCACCTGGCTCGACATGAGATTTGCCAGGCTCTGCTCAAGGTGATGGAAGGCCGGATTGAGCATGTCTACTATAAAAGCGACACCACCCTGCCTTTCAAAGCCGACTTAGGACAGGAGAATGGCTTTATTCATGGTGGCAGCGAATGTAACGTGGGATTGGAAAACGGACTGCTTTTCCAGGTGGATTGGCTCAAGGGACAGAAGACGGGGTTCTTTATCGATCAGCGCGACAATCGGGCTTTGCTGGAGAAATATGCACAGGGCAGAAGCGTCTTGAACATGTTTTGCTATACGGGCGGCTTCTCTGTGTATGCCATGAGAGGAGGGGCGAGGTTGGTTCACTCGGTAGACAGCAGTGCAAAGGCTATCGAACTGACCAACCGAAACGTGGAACAAAACTTTCCTTCCGACAACAGACACGAGGCGTTTTGCAAGGATGCATTCAAATTTCTTGCTGCCAACAATCATCGATATGACTTGATTGTGCTCGATCCTCCGGCCTTTGCAAAACATCGAAACGCGCTGCATAATGCACTAAAGGGGTATACCCGACTGAATGTGAAGGGCTTCGAGTGCATCCAACCGGGCGGTATTCTTTTCACATTCAGTTGCAGTCAGATTGTCACAAAAGATCATTTCCGCAATGCTGTCTTTACGGCGGCAGCGCAAGCGGGAAGAAAAGTGCGCATCCTTCACCAACTGCACCAACCGGCTGACCATCCTATCAATATCTATCACCCCGAGGGCGAATACCTCAAAGGCTTGGTGCTATACGTGGAATAATTGAGAGTTGACCATTGGGAATTGATATTTGGGAATGAACATGCCATTAGAATGCCGTGTAAAAGCATACATCGACCACCACCATTTGCTCGAAAAGGGCGAGAAATACCTCGTGGCCCTGTCGGGCGGAGCCGATAGTGTGGCGTTGCTATTGCTGCTTTCGCGCATGGGTTACGATGTGGAGGCGGTGCATTGCAACTTCAACCTACGTGGGAATGAGGCCCAACGGGATGAGGATTTCTGTCAGCAGCTCTGCCTTCGACTGGACATGGTGCTGCATCGGGCCCATTTCGACACACGTTCTTACGCCTCACTGCACAAAGTGAGCATCGAGATGGCAGCACGAGAACTGCGTTATGCCTACTTCGAAAGTCTGCGACGCGACCTTGATAGGACCGGCATCTGCGTGGCACATCACAACGACGACAATGTGGAAACGGTGCTCATCAACCTGATTCGAGGGACGGGCCTGCACGGTCTTACGGGGATGTCGCCCCGCAACGGACATATCCTGCGCCCGCTTCTCTGTGTCGATAGGCAAGATATCGTCCGCTATCTGCAACGAATGGAACAACCCTACGTCACCGACAGTTCCAACCTGACGAACGATGTGGTGCGAAACAAATTGCGGCTTGATGTCATCCCGCTGCTCAAAGAAATCAATCCGGCGGTGGTGGGCAATATTTCGAAAACCATTCACCGGTTGGATGAGGCTTCGAAGATGCTCGACAACGCTCTCGACACTGCAATTCAGAAGGTCGTTCTTCACCGTGAAAAGAACGAAGACAAGTTCCCAACTTCTTTGTCTCTCTCTATCGAAGCTTTGCAACGCACGCCTTCGCCTGAGTATACGCTGTTTCATCTCATCAAAGATTTTGGATTCACGCCGGCACAAATCGAACAGATCGCCACGAATCGAGACCTGCAAACGGGCAGACGGTGGACATCGGCCACGCACACGCTGGTCATCGACCGAGGAAAACTGCTCCTCCGCCCCACTCTATCTCAGGAAGAACAGAGCCGCGAGATGCGAATCCCCGAAGAGGGGACGTATGTTTTCAAACCGAACGAGCGATTTTACGTAACATCGGGCACAGCATCGCCAACGTTTCAACCAAGCAAGGAGCCTTGTCTTGTCCACTTAGATAAGGAGAAAGTGCGCTTTCCGCTCACGGTTCGACATCTGCGCGAGGGCGACCGGTTCGTTCCTTTCGGTATGAAAGGGTCGATGCTCGTGAGCGATTACCTCACCAACGGCAAACGCTCGTTTTTCGACCGCCAGTGCCAGCTCGTCTTAACCGATGCCGACGGCTGCATCCTCTGGCTCGTCGGCCAGCGCACCGACAACCGATTCCGCATCGATACCACCACCACTACTTATCTTCAAATCGCCTTCGAGAGGCGAGAAGAAGGTTGACCGATCGTTGCAAAAAACAAAAAAAACAAGATTGAAATACTTCGGAAAACACGCAAAAGCCCCATGATACATAAGGAAGGCGTTTCCCGTTGACTTAGATTTTGATGATTTTCCGTCGCAGTTGCTGCGCTCGTTTGTCGGCCAACGCCGGGACAGGCATAAAACCTTCGGTGAGACGGAGGAAGTGTTGCAGAACGTATTCGATGCGTCGGAAGAACGGAAGCAGACCTGCGCCTCGAAGTTGGGAAACGAAAAGAGCTTCATCGAAAGGTTCTAACCGAAGTTTGCAATAAAGATCGACAAGATGAACCAGCGGGAGCTGATGATCTTTTTCTTCCTGATAAAGATGGAACACCATATAACACAACTTCCGAACGGTTTCGTCTGAACAGGCTGCGAGCCGTCGAACCTTGTTGTTGAGCATACCCGAGACATGGGTAGGAGGCTCCGTTGAGAGGTGATTCAGGGGTTCATCGCCGGTGCGAAACGATTCGAAAGCGGCCCAATCGACATGCGGTGCGGGCAGAGACAGTTGCTTCAGTCCGGCATAAAGTCCCTCGAGCACTTGTTCCTGCTGGGCGTACATCAGGACATACCGCCAAGGTGTTTGGTCAAACTGTGATTCCAACTGTGGTTGCAGTTCCAAATCGGAGAACCATTCAGGGTCGACACCGGCCAGAAGCAGGTCGCCAATGAGCCGTTCGTCGGCCTCGGAGAGCATCGAAGCCGGTCTCGTGTCGAGCACTTTGTGATAAAGTCGTTCCCACTGTGCAGCCACCGCCCGTTCGTCCACAGCATTGCTCAGAAGAGGATTGTCGATTCGCTCACAAGCATCGTTCCATCTTCGTGCGCGAAAGAGGCTCTGTTCCAACTCGCCACAGACATGAACAGCGGTCGACCGGCACACCATTCGCCGCACACGCTTCCCAAGTAGAAGTCTACAAGCAGGATTCAATCTCCGGATATACCACGGAGTGAGTGTTCCCCAAAGGCTCAACAGCACGGGAATGTTTCGTTCCTCAGCCTGCTTTTGCAACCAAATGGTTCGCGCGTCCCAGCATCCGACGAGGTGTATCAGGGCATATTTCGAACGGTCGAGGTCGACCTTCGATGCAAATGGGGTACAACCAACCTGACCTGCCATCAGTGCATAGAGGCTTTGCAGATGCTGACGGTCGGCATCTGGAATGTCACGCGAGAAGTAGGTCAAAACATTCATTTTTCTAAAGAGAATGGAACTGCTGAATCAATTTTCAAGCTTTCCAAGTAGTTGGAAGCTTTGTTTTGCTCATTTTTGAGCTTTCCAAGTAGTTGGAAGCTTCGTTTTTTTCATTTTCGAGCTTTCCAAGTAGTTGGAAGCTTCGTTTTTTTCATTTTCGAGCTTTCCAAGTAGTTGGAAGACTCGTTTTTCTCATTTTTGAGCTTTCCGAGTAGTTGGAAGCTTTGTTTTGCTCATTTTTGAGCTTTCCGAGTAGTCGGAAGCCTTGTTTTGCTCATTTTTGAGTCATCCAAGTAGTTGGAAGCTTCGTTTTGCTCATTTTTGAGCCTTCCGAGTAGTCGGAAGCTTCGTTTTGCTCATTTTTAAGCTTTCCGAGTAGTCAGAAGCCTTGTTTTGCTCATTTTTGAGTCATCCGAGTAGTCGGAAGCCTTGTTTTTCTCATTTTCGAGCCATCCGAGTAGTCGGAAGCTATAGGCGATGACTGGTGAAGTCGAGTTTGTCGGCCCGGAGGTAGCGTAGGTAGGAAACGAACTGACGCAGACAATCGGTGAGCGCAAAAGGAAGAATGTGCCAGGCGGAGAGGTCTTCATCGAACGTGCGTAGCGTCTTTCGAGCTGAGATCATCGGGGCCAAGAGCGTAACGAGGAGGGCCAGCGAGGCTGCACCGGTCAGAATCCACTGCTCCGTATAGAGGCTCAAGGCCAGAGCGATGGCCGAAGAGAGCAGGTTGAAACGAAGGAGAATGTGGTCGGCATTGTGCCGTAGGCGAAACCATCGGCCATGCTTCAATTCTCGGCGCAGAGCCCAAAAAGAGAGATGTGCATTGCGCCAGTCTTTCGACGAGGGTGCGTCTATCTCAAGCCAAGCCTCGGGCTGCACCACTAAGGCTGCCGAACCGAACACACTATACTTGTTGGCCAGGAAGTCGTACTCGCCATAGAGCAGATGAAGACTCCCGCTGAATCCGTCGGCCTCCATGAAACGACTCTTTCGCAGGGCCATACAGGGACCGAGACTGCGGTAGACACGTCCGCGAAACAGTCCGGCCATGAGATAGTTCGAACGTATGAGCTGCTCCAATCGGTAGCCTCTCGGTGCCTCCGGCGAGAAACGTGCGTAGCACATCGCCACTTCTACATCGCCCGTGAGACGAGCGGAGAGAGCCCGCAGCCAAAGATGGGAGAGCGGCCGGCAGGTCGGTTCGAGAACGATGAGCCACTCTGTCTGCACAGCCTTAATGCCAATGGTGACGGCAAGCTTCTTGCGACTCATGTAACGCGAGGACGTTGGAATGAAGGTGCGGTAGATTCGACTGTCGCGCCCTCTGCCATCGACCAGTTCTTCCACACGGGCATTGTCTTTATCGGCTACGAGAATGATGCGGATGTCGGCCGGATAATCCTGCGAGAGCAATCGATCGAGCAGGTCGTCGAGCCGCGGAGCATCGCCCAAAATAGGGATGACGATGGAGAGAGGCGGACAATCTTCCGCATCGTCGGACTGAAATGGCGTGACCAGCTCTCGAACCTTACTGGCGCGGGCAAAGGGATTGCAAAAACAACCCACAAGGGCAAACAGCAGAAGAACGACACAGCCTGCAAGAGTAATGGGGTCGATGGGAATAGGAAACACGATGGATGTGGAATTAATGTTGGAAATCAAAACTGAAATAGCTTGCCGGCAGACGACGACAGTTGTATTGCGAGGCCATCGCTTCGCCGTAAGCTCCGGAAGAGAGGAGGGCTATGAGGTCGGAACGGTGACTCTCGGGCAACAGAACAGACTGGGCGAAGACGTCGCTCGACTCGCAAATCGGACCGACTACGTCGTATTCCTCCTCCCCGCTTCTTGCTTCCTCCCGGGCCGAAAGGTTCTCCATCCGATGCCGAGCATGATAGAGCGCAGGGCGGAGCAGGTCGGTCATACCGGCATCGAGAATCAAAAAACGCTTCTCCACGCCCACCTTTATATATAATACGCGCGAGATCAGCGCACCGCATTGCCCTACGACAGCGCGTCCCAACTCGAAATGCACCTGCTGGCCTTCGCGCAGACGCAGACATTGGGCGTAGGTGTCGAAGTAGACTTTGAAAGATGGCACGACATGGGCCTGCGGATCTTCGTAGTCGATGCCCAATCCTCCACCCACATTGATGTGTTGCGGCACGATGCCTTGAGCTTCAAGGCGATCCTGCAGGTGATTGATTCGGAAGCAAAGACGCTTGAAATCGTCCATCTCGAGAATCTGCGAGCCGATGTGAAAATGAAGTCCGATGAAACGAATGCTGGGCAGACACATGGCCAAATGGATGACAGACTCAAGGTCGGTCATGGCAATGCCAAACTTGTTTTCAGCCTTTCCCGTGGTAATCTTTTCATGCGTGTGTGCTCCCACTTCGGGATTGATGCGGAAACACACCTGCGCTGTCTTCCCCATTTGCTCTGCCAGCAGATTGATCACCTCCAATTCCTCCCTACTTTCTACGTTGAAACAAAAGATGTCATTGCGCAAAGCCAGTTCGATTTCCCAATCGCTCTTCCCCACTCCGGCAAACACGATTCCATCGGCCTTGAATCCGGCCTGCAAGGCGGCCTCGATTTCTCCGCCACTCACACAGTCGGCCCCGAGTCCGGCTTGCCTAATGCGTTGCAGAATCCGCGGGTTAGCATTCGCCTTCACCGCATAATGCACCGAAAAACCAGCGTGTGCGGCTGCTTCTCTCTGCAATTGGTGCAACGTCTGGTCGAGCACGTCTATGTCGTAATAATAAAATGGCGTGGGTATATCCTTCAAACAATCGAGGGGAAAATCTATCTTCATGAGTTGGCCGAACCTATATCAGTCGGCGGACAAGAAGAGAAAGCCCGTCTTGTCCGCCGTTTTTCATTTGTGTTCATGTTCAAACAGCACGTCGCTCAGGCTCTGCAAAGCGCGTTGCTTGTCTTCCTTGCGGATGAGAAACGAGATATTGTAGTTGGAACCACCATAAGAAATCATTCTTACCGGAATGCTTTTCATCGCATCCAAGGCCCATGTCTCGAAGCCTACATTGTTCCAATCTAAGTCTCCCACAACGCAGACAATGCACATATCGGCATCTACGCTGACGGTTCCATACTTCTTCAGTTCGTCTACAATCTCACCCACGTGCGAATCGTTGTCGATGCTCATCGACACGCCTACCTCCGAGGTGGCAATCATGTCGATCGGCGTTTGATAACTCTCGAATATTTCGAACACCTTTCTCAAAAATCCCGTTGCCAACAACATTCTGCTGGATTTGATTTTGATGGCCGTGATGTTGTCTTTCGCAGCAATTGCCTTGATTCTCCCATGTTCGATTTCGTTGTCGATGAGCGTTCCCTCGGCCTGCGGGTCCATTGTGTTTTTGAGACGGACGGGAATTCCGGCATATTTAGCGGGTTGCACACAGGTGGGATGCAAGATTTTCGCACCGAAATAGGCCAGTTCGGCAGCCTCCTCGAAATTCAATTGTCGCACGGCTTCGGTTTTTTCCACCACACGCGGATCGTTGTTGTGCATGCCATCTATGTCTGTCCAAATCTGAATTTCCTCTGCGGGAAGGGCCGCACCAATGAGCGAGGCCGTATAATCAGACCCACCGCGTTGCAGATTGTCTATTTCGCCATACGCATTGCGGCAAATGAACCCCTGAGTGATATAGATTTGCTGTCCGGAATGCGCTTCCATCAGATGGGAAAGATGTTCGCGGATGAAAGAGAGGTCGGGTTCGGAATTCTTATCGGTGCGCATGAAGTCGAGCGCGTCGAGCAACACCGCCTTCACACCCTGCTCTTGCAGATAGTTCACCATCATACGGGTACTGATCACCTCACCCTGGGCCACAATGGTCTTCTCTTCGAAACTCGTGAAGAGATCTTTGGTGAACGACCGCAAAAAGTTGAACTCTTCAGCGAGAAACTCTCGAGTTTTCGCCTGCCACTCATCGGTAGCCAACAGTTCGCCCACATGTTGCATGTATTTCTTTTCGAGCTGATTGATCACTTCGTTGGCACCTTCTGGATTCTTCTTATACAAATAGTCGGACACCTCTACCAGCGAATTGGTTGTGCCCGACATGGCCGAAAGAACCACAAAAGTGGGCTTTCCCGACGCTGTGACGAGCGAGGCAACATTCTTCATTCGTTCGGGCGAACCTACTGAAGTGCCTCCGAATTTCATTACTTTCATAAGCATTTATCCTTCCTCCTCCAATTCTATTTTACTATATGTTGCGGTAACATCCTTCACCTGCCCGTCTGCACACTGATAGACAACGCCCGGAAAACGACTCATCAAACCGATATTGTGCGTAGACATCACCACGGCTGTACCCGTATGGGCGATGTCGCGCAGCAAACTCACGATGTTAGCAGCCGTTTCTCCGTCTAAATTGCCGGTGGGCTCGTCGGCAAGGATGATTTTCGGCTGATTGAGCACTGCTCTCGCAATGGCGATGCGCTGTTGTTCGCCGCCCGAGAGCTCGTAGGGCATGCGGTGTTTGTGATCCAACATCCCCACGTCGGTCAGCACTTTTTCGATACGTTCTTCTGCCTCAGCCTTGTTTTTCCAACCTGTAGACTGCAACACGAAGAGCAGATTGGCATGCACGCTGCGGTCGTGCAGCAACTGAAAATCCTGAAAGATGATGCCCATCTCCCTTCGCAATGCAGGCACCTCTTTGCGTTTGAGGGCCTTGAGATTGCGTCCCAGCACCTCCGCCTTGTCTGCTGCGTCGTCAGCAATATCCAATTCGCAATAAGTGGTTTTGAGTAGCGAACTCTTTCCCGACCCCACCTTTCCGATGAGATAGACAAATTCGCCCTCGTCGACATGGAAATCCACGCCCTCGAGCACCACTTTATCGTCTTGACACACGGTTACATTTTTATAGTCTATCAACATAGAACATACATTTACATTCGTTTTCCAAACCTGTTGCGCAGTCGATGTCTGCGCATTGCACATTGCCTGCAAAGTTAGTGTTTTTCTTTCGATTCCTCTCTACAAAAGACTTACAAAATGGAATGTCTCGCCTCAGAACGCCTTTACTGCCCTTATCTCTCTCTTCTTTCCATCGACAAATGGCAAAACAGTACCCATTAAGAAGACCTCTTCAATCTTTTTCCCCACCTTTGCAATCCGTTGATATTCAACGGTTTTATCAACCACCTTTCAAAAGCTTAGTTTTTGCACTTCAAAAGCTAAGAAAACGCCCTGCAAAAGCTAAGAAAATGCCCTGCAAAAGCTAAGAAAATGCAACACAAAAAACAAGAGAATGGAAAGCCGGTGTAGAGCGTCTCCGTTTCTTTCTGTTCCGTTCTATTTTTCAAGAAAGATGTCTTGACATTTGTTTTTCCGGGTTCATACCTAAAAATAATGAGGGGTAAATACACATTTTGTAATATAGAGTTTGCAAATTAGAGAATTAACCACTACCTTTGCAACGGTTTAACAGCAAATAGAAGCAGCAATAAAGATGGAGGCTTTCTTTCGTACCCATACCTATCTTGTGGAGCATACCCATGCTACATTGCGTCGCACCCTGATGGATGAGATAGATTGGAACGACCGTATGATTGGCGTGAAGGGTACACGCGGCGTGGGAAAAACCACGTTTCTGCTGCAATATGCCAAAGAAATGTTTGGCCCGACAGATCGACAGTGCCTTTACATCAACATGAACAACTTCTATTTCCAATGCAGAGGCATTGCCGACTTTGCTGCCGACTTTGTGGCCCGCGGCGGAAAGGTGTTACTCATCGATCAGGTTTTTAAACAACCCAACTGGAGCAGAGAGCTAAGGAAGTGTTATGACCGGTATCCGAAACTGAAAATCGTCTTCACCGGATCGAGCGTAATGCGACTTAAAGACGAGAATCCCGAGCTGAACGGCATCGTCAAGAGCTATAACTTACGCGGATTTTCATTCAGAGAGTATCTCAATCTGCAGGTCGGCAGTCATTTCAAGCCCTATACGCTGAACGAGATTCTCGCCCACCACGAGCAGATTGTCAAAGAGATTCTGCCCATCGTGAGCCCTTTGAAATACTTTAAAGACTATATCCACCATGGCTTCTACCCTTTCTTCTTGGAGCAACGCAACTTTTCGGAGAACCTGCTCAAGACGATGAACATGATGACCGAGGTGGATATTCTGCTCATCAAACAGATAGACTTAAAATATCTCACGAAAATAAAGAAGCTGTTCTACTTGTTGTCGCTCAGCCCCACGAAAGCTCCTAACATCAGTCAGTTGGCATTAGATATCGAGACAAGTCGCGCCACGGTGATGAACTATATCAAATATCTGGCCGACGCACGCCTCATCAATATGCTGTATCCTGTGGGAGAAGAGTTTCCCAAAAAGCCCTCGCGCATCATGATGCAGAATCCTAATCTGCTGTATGCCATCTATCCCATTGTGGCAGACGAGCAAATGCTGATGGAGACCTTCTTTGTCAATGCGCTATGGAAAGATCATCTGGTGAATCAAGCTAACAAAGAACAGTACTATTTCGTAGATGCAAACAAGAAATTCCGCATTTGCGATGCGCAAACCACCAATAAAATCAGATACAATCCCGACATCATTTACGCCCGATACAACACAGAGGTGGGAAAAGATCATAAAATTCCCCTGTGGCTATTGGGCTTTTTGTATTGATTGGGCCTGGCAGACACACAGAGAAAGACGATAGAATGACACATGATCTATAAATACAAATACATTAATTAATATTTTATTGAAATGGCAAAAGAAAAAAAGTTTATCACATGTGATGGTAACGAGGCCGCTGCTCACGTGAGCTATATGTTCTCCGAGGTAGCTGCTATCTATCCCATCACCCCGTCTTCGCCTATGGCCGAGCACGTAGATACGTGGGCTGCAAGGGGTAGAAAGAACCTGTTTGGGCAGACGGTAATGGTTCAGGAAATGCAATCGGAAGGCGGTGCGGCTGGTGCTATGCACGGTTCGCTGCAAGCTGGCGCACTGACTACCACCTTTACGGCATCGCAGGGTTTGCTGCTGATGATCCCCAATATGTACAAGATTGCCGGCGAAATGCTGCCTTGCGTGTTCGACGTGTCGGCTCGCGCCATCGCATCGCACGCCCTTTGTATCTTCGGCGACCACTCCGACGTGATGGCTTGCCGCCAAACGGGTTTTGCGATGTTCTGTTCGGGCTCGGTACAAGAGGTGATGGACCTCACGGCTGTTCCTCATTTGGCAACGCTCCGCACAAGCATTCCCTTCGTCAACTTCTTCGACGGTTTCCGCACTTCTCACGAATATCAGAAGATTGAACTGATAGATCAAGACGAGATTGCCAAGCTGGTCAACCCCGAAGACATCAAGCGATTCCGCGATCGCGCGCTGTCGCCCGAACGTCCCGTTACTCGCGGTACGGCCGAAAACCCCGAAACGTTCTTCACACACCGTGAGGCTTGTAACCAATATTACGAGAACATTCCCGAGGTGGTTGAAGAATACCTCGGTAAGATTTCGGAAATAACAGGCCGCGAATACCACCTCTTCTCTTATTATGGCGCACAAGATGCCGAGAATATCATCATCTTGATGGGTTCGGCTACCGAAGCTGCCCGCGAAGCCATCGACTATCAGATGAAGCAAGGTAAGAAGGTGGGTATGATTTCGGTTCACCTGTACCGTCCTTTCTCTGTGAAGCACCTGTTGGCTGCCGTTCCCAAGACGGTGAAACGTATTGCCGTGCTCGACCGCACGAAAGAACCGGGTGCTGAAGGCGAACCGCTGTACCTCGATGTAAAGAGTGCTTTCTACGATGTAGAGAACAAACCGCTCATCGTTGGCGGACGTTACGGACTGGGTTCTTCGGACACGACACCGGCGAAGATTCTCTCCGTGTTCAACAATCTCGAACTGACTGAACCCAAGAACC from Prevotella sp. oral taxon 475 encodes:
- a CDS encoding 3'-5' exonuclease yields the protein MRKIIYNKFDKKAIATLPTVVFPGKTVVVMSESEAERAVDFLLSNSILGIDTETRPSFKKGETHKVSLLQVATHTVCFLFRLNYIGITPSILRLLENQEVPMIGLSLHDDILSLRKRTDFKPGLFIDLQDMVGEIGIEDLSLQKLYANLFHQKISKRQRLTNWDSDVLNDKQKAYAALDAWACINLYEEIVKLKKNRDYDLVIQENEN
- a CDS encoding class I SAM-dependent rRNA methyltransferase yields the protein MYREIYLKRGKEESLKRFHPWIFSGAVHHIAGDEPLKEGEVVRILTDGGDFIAVGHYQIGSIAIRVLSFQDIEINETFWENQLRSALDARMAIGIADRPQNNTYRLVHGEGDHLPGLIIDCYGQTAVMQAHSVGMHLARHEICQALLKVMEGRIEHVYYKSDTTLPFKADLGQENGFIHGGSECNVGLENGLLFQVDWLKGQKTGFFIDQRDNRALLEKYAQGRSVLNMFCYTGGFSVYAMRGGARLVHSVDSSAKAIELTNRNVEQNFPSDNRHEAFCKDAFKFLAANNHRYDLIVLDPPAFAKHRNALHNALKGYTRLNVKGFECIQPGGILFTFSCSQIVTKDHFRNAVFTAAAQAGRKVRILHQLHQPADHPINIYHPEGEYLKGLVLYVE
- the tilS gene encoding tRNA lysidine(34) synthetase TilS gives rise to the protein MPLECRVKAYIDHHHLLEKGEKYLVALSGGADSVALLLLLSRMGYDVEAVHCNFNLRGNEAQRDEDFCQQLCLRLDMVLHRAHFDTRSYASLHKVSIEMAARELRYAYFESLRRDLDRTGICVAHHNDDNVETVLINLIRGTGLHGLTGMSPRNGHILRPLLCVDRQDIVRYLQRMEQPYVTDSSNLTNDVVRNKLRLDVIPLLKEINPAVVGNISKTIHRLDEASKMLDNALDTAIQKVVLHREKNEDKFPTSLSLSIEALQRTPSPEYTLFHLIKDFGFTPAQIEQIATNRDLQTGRRWTSATHTLVIDRGKLLLRPTLSQEEQSREMRIPEEGTYVFKPNERFYVTSGTASPTFQPSKEPCLVHLDKEKVRFPLTVRHLREGDRFVPFGMKGSMLVSDYLTNGKRSFFDRQCQLVLTDADGCILWLVGQRTDNRFRIDTTTTTYLQIAFERREEG
- a CDS encoding glycosyltransferase gives rise to the protein MISNINSTSIVFPIPIDPITLAGCVVLLLFALVGCFCNPFARASKVRELVTPFQSDDAEDCPPLSIVIPILGDAPRLDDLLDRLLSQDYPADIRIILVADKDNARVEELVDGRGRDSRIYRTFIPTSSRYMSRKKLAVTIGIKAVQTEWLIVLEPTCRPLSHLWLRALSARLTGDVEVAMCYARFSPEAPRGYRLEQLIRSNYLMAGLFRGRVYRSLGPCMALRKSRFMEADGFSGSLHLLYGEYDFLANKYSVFGSAALVVQPEAWLEIDAPSSKDWRNAHLSFWALRRELKHGRWFRLRHNADHILLRFNLLSSAIALALSLYTEQWILTGAASLALLVTLLAPMISARKTLRTFDEDLSAWHILPFALTDCLRQFVSYLRYLRADKLDFTSHRL
- the lysA gene encoding diaminopimelate decarboxylase, which encodes MKIDFPLDCLKDIPTPFYYYDIDVLDQTLHQLQREAAAHAGFSVHYAVKANANPRILQRIRQAGLGADCVSGGEIEAALQAGFKADGIVFAGVGKSDWEIELALRNDIFCFNVESREELEVINLLAEQMGKTAQVCFRINPEVGAHTHEKITTGKAENKFGIAMTDLESVIHLAMCLPSIRFIGLHFHIGSQILEMDDFKRLCFRINHLQDRLEAQGIVPQHINVGGGLGIDYEDPQAHVVPSFKVYFDTYAQCLRLREGQQVHFELGRAVVGQCGALISRVLYIKVGVEKRFLILDAGMTDLLRPALYHARHRMENLSAREEARSGEEEYDVVGPICESSDVFAQSVLLPESHRSDLIALLSSGAYGEAMASQYNCRRLPASYFSFDFQH
- a CDS encoding aspartate kinase, with product MKVMKFGGTSVGSPERMKNVASLVTASGKPTFVVLSAMSGTTNSLVEVSDYLYKKNPEGANEVINQLEKKYMQHVGELLATDEWQAKTREFLAEEFNFLRSFTKDLFTSFEEKTIVAQGEVISTRMMVNYLQEQGVKAVLLDALDFMRTDKNSEPDLSFIREHLSHLMEAHSGQQIYITQGFICRNAYGEIDNLQRGGSDYTASLIGAALPAEEIQIWTDIDGMHNNDPRVVEKTEAVRQLNFEEAAELAYFGAKILHPTCVQPAKYAGIPVRLKNTMDPQAEGTLIDNEIEHGRIKAIAAKDNITAIKIKSSRMLLATGFLRKVFEIFESYQTPIDMIATSEVGVSMSIDNDSHVGEIVDELKKYGTVSVDADMCIVCVVGDLDWNNVGFETWALDAMKSIPVRMISYGGSNYNISFLIRKEDKQRALQSLSDVLFEHEHK
- a CDS encoding cell division ATP-binding protein FtsE, which translates into the protein MLIDYKNVTVCQDDKVVLEGVDFHVDEGEFVYLIGKVGSGKSSLLKTTYCELDIADDAADKAEVLGRNLKALKRKEVPALRREMGIIFQDFQLLHDRSVHANLLFVLQSTGWKNKAEAEERIEKVLTDVGMLDHKHRMPYELSGGEQQRIAIARAVLNQPKIILADEPTGNLDGETAANIVSLLRDIAHTGTAVVMSTHNIGLMSRFPGVVYQCADGQVKDVTATYSKIELEEEG
- a CDS encoding ATP-binding protein, giving the protein MEAFFRTHTYLVEHTHATLRRTLMDEIDWNDRMIGVKGTRGVGKTTFLLQYAKEMFGPTDRQCLYINMNNFYFQCRGIADFAADFVARGGKVLLIDQVFKQPNWSRELRKCYDRYPKLKIVFTGSSVMRLKDENPELNGIVKSYNLRGFSFREYLNLQVGSHFKPYTLNEILAHHEQIVKEILPIVSPLKYFKDYIHHGFYPFFLEQRNFSENLLKTMNMMTEVDILLIKQIDLKYLTKIKKLFYLLSLSPTKAPNISQLALDIETSRATVMNYIKYLADARLINMLYPVGEEFPKKPSRIMMQNPNLLYAIYPIVADEQMLMETFFVNALWKDHLVNQANKEQYYFVDANKKFRICDAQTTNKIRYNPDIIYARYNTEVGKDHKIPLWLLGFLY